A single region of the Arthrobacter sp. zg-Y820 genome encodes:
- a CDS encoding aminoglycoside phosphotransferase family protein yields MANHPPAEIFVDESLVRRLLQEQHPHLADRPLRPVANGWDNYIFRLGTDYAVRLPRRLSAAALTANEQVWLPALTADLTVATSAPLYAGSPSEAFPWPWNVTRWFPGTAVSLQPRDRNVALAAPLAGFLNAFHRPAPPDFPRNPVRGVPLASRNDAVRGRLDSGMVPHAARIRELWEASLELPVWPGPALWIHGDLHPANLVGAADGTLQAVIDFGDLTAGDPATDLAAAWLVFDRTGRNEFRKSLGTQYDADPHVWGRAQGWAVCMASSLLANSDDHPGMYLLGSETLMEILTEGPDWP; encoded by the coding sequence ATGGCCAATCACCCTCCCGCAGAGATCTTCGTGGATGAGTCCCTGGTGCGCCGGCTGCTGCAGGAACAGCACCCGCACCTGGCGGACCGGCCGCTGCGGCCGGTGGCCAACGGTTGGGACAACTACATCTTCCGGCTCGGCACCGACTATGCCGTCCGGCTGCCCCGGCGTCTGTCGGCAGCGGCGCTGACCGCCAACGAACAGGTCTGGCTGCCCGCACTGACCGCGGACCTGACGGTCGCGACATCCGCTCCGCTCTACGCCGGCAGCCCCTCCGAGGCATTTCCCTGGCCGTGGAACGTCACGCGCTGGTTTCCCGGCACCGCCGTCTCGCTCCAGCCGCGGGACCGCAACGTGGCACTGGCCGCCCCGCTGGCCGGGTTCCTGAACGCCTTCCACCGGCCGGCGCCGCCGGACTTTCCGCGCAACCCGGTGCGCGGCGTTCCGCTCGCCAGCCGAAACGACGCCGTGCGGGGCCGCCTCGACAGCGGCATGGTGCCGCACGCGGCCCGGATCCGCGAGCTGTGGGAGGCCAGCCTCGAGCTTCCGGTCTGGCCCGGACCGGCGCTGTGGATTCACGGCGACCTGCACCCCGCCAACCTCGTCGGCGCGGCGGACGGCACGCTGCAGGCCGTGATCGACTTCGGAGACCTGACCGCGGGAGATCCGGCCACTGACCTCGCCGCCGCCTGGCTGGTGTTTGACCGGACCGGACGTAATGAGTTCCGGAAATCCCTGGGCACCCAGTACGACGCCGATCCGCACGTCTGGGGGAGGGCGCAGGGCTGGGCAGTCTGCATGGCCTCGAGCCTGCTGGCCAACTCCGACGACCATCCGGGCATGTACCTGCTGGGATCGGAGACCCTGATGGAAATCCTGACCGAGGGACCGGACTGGCCGTGA
- the gatC gene encoding Asp-tRNA(Asn)/Glu-tRNA(Gln) amidotransferase subunit GatC — protein sequence MSEINREAVAHLAHLAHIEMTEDELAKMAGELDVIVDSIKSVSEVAGEDIPATSHPIPLTNVFREDVVGQTLTNEEALSGAPDNAAGRFKVPAILDEE from the coding sequence ATGTCTGAGATCAATCGTGAGGCTGTGGCGCATCTGGCGCATCTGGCCCACATTGAGATGACCGAGGACGAACTGGCCAAAATGGCCGGCGAACTGGATGTCATTGTTGATTCGATCAAATCCGTAAGCGAAGTTGCCGGTGAGGACATCCCGGCCACCTCCCACCCGATCCCGCTGACCAACGTGTTCCGCGAAGACGTTGTGGGGCAGACGCTGACCAATGAAGAAGCGCTTTCCGGTGCACCCGATAACGCCGCCGGCCGCTTCAAGGTCCCTGCCATCCTGGATGAGGAGTAA
- a CDS encoding GNAT family N-acetyltransferase — MSITVRQATEADFDDIRRITRDAYLNAGFIDADNPYVKELENVEDRAKNAVVWVAELDGKVAASTAITFAGQPYTDIAIEGELEFRMLAVDPQLQRGGVGRALVAAVVDYARSLDGIRAVTLTSMTPMTNAHALYESMGFKRVPERDWYVPNEDIILWVFSLEL; from the coding sequence ATGAGCATCACCGTTCGGCAGGCCACCGAGGCAGACTTTGACGACATCCGCCGGATCACCCGTGATGCGTACCTAAACGCCGGTTTCATTGACGCCGACAATCCCTACGTCAAGGAACTCGAGAACGTTGAGGACCGGGCCAAGAACGCCGTGGTCTGGGTTGCCGAGCTGGACGGAAAGGTTGCTGCCTCCACGGCCATCACCTTCGCCGGCCAGCCGTACACCGACATTGCGATCGAGGGCGAGCTGGAGTTCCGCATGCTCGCCGTGGACCCCCAGCTGCAGCGCGGCGGCGTCGGCCGGGCACTGGTTGCCGCCGTCGTCGACTATGCCCGCAGCCTCGACGGAATCCGCGCCGTCACCCTCACCAGCATGACGCCGATGACCAATGCCCATGCCCTCTACGAATCCATGGGCTTCAAGCGCGTGCCCGAGCGTGACTGGTACGTGCCGAACGAGGACATCATCCTTTGGGTCTTCTCCCTGGAGCTCTAA
- a CDS encoding FAD-dependent oxidoreductase: MGKVDGSEKGDGTREADGVGEVDILVVGGGIAGLSLGSALAGRTSVLVVEAEETLGFHTSSRSARQLIPSYGPAVIQDLTIRTLALIRALEVHLPEPVLTPRSFLLVGTEGTVRDRASGHMRPVTPGEVQALAPELKPGAFAAAGLDTTSVACNTDALMEYHRQRILDRGGRILTGHPVRSAVFEPGADDAGSWVTTAGPLSIRSRVVVNAAGAWADRLASLYGVRTRGLQPYRRTAAVVVVENPLAPGAPMVADADESFYYRAEGEQVLISPSETVPSDPVDARPRAEEVEALVKLVNSVTTLGITDVVRSWTGLRTEAADGLPVVGYDDVVPGFFWLAGQGGYGFQTSSGIAELAVAPLLGESSKTPAAKALDPARATL; the protein is encoded by the coding sequence ATGGGGAAAGTCGACGGCAGCGAGAAAGGCGACGGCACCCGGGAAGCTGACGGCGTCGGGGAAGTCGACATCTTGGTGGTCGGCGGAGGAATCGCCGGACTGTCCCTCGGCTCGGCGCTGGCCGGCCGGACCAGCGTGCTGGTGGTGGAGGCTGAGGAAACCCTGGGCTTCCACACCTCCTCGCGCTCGGCACGGCAGCTCATTCCCAGTTACGGCCCGGCCGTGATTCAGGACCTGACGATCCGGACGCTCGCCTTGATCCGGGCGCTGGAGGTCCATCTGCCGGAACCGGTGCTCACCCCGCGCAGCTTTCTGCTGGTGGGAACCGAGGGCACCGTCCGGGACCGGGCCAGCGGCCACATGCGTCCGGTCACACCCGGCGAAGTGCAGGCCCTGGCTCCCGAGCTGAAACCCGGCGCGTTTGCCGCGGCAGGCCTGGACACCACCTCCGTTGCCTGCAACACCGATGCGCTGATGGAGTATCACCGGCAGCGGATCCTGGACCGCGGCGGACGGATCCTGACCGGCCATCCGGTCCGGAGCGCGGTGTTCGAACCCGGTGCAGACGACGCGGGCAGCTGGGTGACCACGGCCGGGCCGCTGAGCATCCGGTCCCGCGTGGTGGTGAACGCGGCCGGCGCGTGGGCCGACCGGTTGGCCTCGCTGTACGGTGTCCGGACCCGCGGGCTGCAGCCGTACCGGCGCACTGCCGCCGTCGTCGTCGTGGAAAACCCGCTGGCACCGGGCGCGCCAATGGTTGCCGACGCCGATGAGTCCTTTTATTACCGGGCGGAAGGAGAGCAGGTGCTGATCTCTCCGTCGGAGACCGTGCCGAGCGATCCGGTGGACGCCCGGCCGCGCGCGGAGGAGGTCGAGGCGCTGGTGAAACTCGTCAATTCCGTCACGACGCTGGGCATCACCGACGTGGTCCGGTCCTGGACCGGATTGCGCACCGAAGCTGCCGACGGCCTGCCGGTGGTGGGGTACGACGACGTCGTTCCCGGGTTCTTCTGGCTCGCCGGGCAGGGTGGCTACGGCTTTCAGACCTCGTCCGGAATTGCTGAACTGGCGGTTGCCCCGCTGCTGGGCGAGAGTTCGAAAACCCCGGCGGCCAAGGCCCTGGATCCAGCTCGCGCAACGCTGTGA
- a CDS encoding AAA family ATPase: MASDRNPQVIVLNGGSSSGKSSITRALQELLPGIWLTFGVDTFLDALPDRGRSPRAGITYEQDGTITFSTEHRALERSWYTGLGSMAGAGAHLILDEVLLSGGSGQERLRSAFSDVNMAWVGVRCDPDVAASREAQRADRVEGMARQQARGVHRGVTYDFEVNTTKRSTEECAHDIERWLQLPNDKTGPFDRTPVHGRRAPGSGRKLG, translated from the coding sequence ATGGCTTCGGACCGAAATCCCCAGGTGATCGTGTTGAACGGGGGCTCGAGCTCCGGGAAGTCCTCAATCACTCGAGCTCTCCAGGAACTGCTCCCCGGCATCTGGTTGACCTTCGGCGTGGACACGTTCCTCGACGCACTTCCCGATCGGGGCCGCAGCCCGCGGGCGGGAATCACTTACGAGCAGGACGGCACCATCACCTTTAGCACTGAGCACCGGGCCCTTGAGCGCAGTTGGTACACCGGGTTAGGCAGCATGGCCGGGGCCGGGGCGCACCTGATTCTGGATGAGGTTCTTCTCTCCGGTGGTTCCGGCCAGGAGCGTTTACGGTCAGCGTTCAGCGACGTGAACATGGCGTGGGTGGGCGTGCGCTGCGACCCTGATGTGGCTGCATCCCGCGAAGCACAGCGGGCTGACCGCGTGGAAGGAATGGCGCGACAGCAAGCCCGGGGCGTGCACCGCGGAGTGACCTACGACTTCGAGGTCAACACCACGAAGCGTTCGACCGAAGAATGCGCACACGACATTGAGCGCTGGCTCCAGCTCCCCAACGACAAAACAGGGCCCTTCGACCGCACACCTGTGCACGGCCGAAGGGCCCCCGGATCAGGCAGAAAGCTGGGTTAG
- the gatA gene encoding Asp-tRNA(Asn)/Glu-tRNA(Gln) amidotransferase subunit GatA, with the protein MNELITSSAAVLADKLASGEVSAVEVTQAHLDRISEVDGAVNAFLHVNTDEALQVAADVDKARAAGETLHTLAGVPIAIKDLIVTKGQPTTAGSKMLEGWMSPYDATVISKIRAARMPMLGKTNLDEFAMGSSTEHSAFGPTRNPWDLDRIPGGSGGGSAAAVAAFEAPLALGTDTGGSIRQPAAVTGSVGVKPTYGGVSRYGAIAMASSLDQIGPVSRTVLDAALLQEVIGGHDPRDSTSLTDPVGNLVEAARNGNVAGMRIGVIKELQGEGYEAGVLARFNESLELLKDAGAEIVEVSCPNFKYALGAYYLIMPSEASSNLAKYDGVRYGLRALPADGPMTIERVMGATRAAGFGEEVKRRIILGTYALSAGYYDAYYGSAQKVRTLIQRDFNAAFAQADVLISPTSPNTAFKLGEKLDDPLAMYLNDVATIPANLAGVPGISIPGGLADGLPVGIQFLAPVREDARLYRAGAALEGLLEQKWGGPLLASAPVLGGVK; encoded by the coding sequence ATGAATGAACTGATTACTTCGAGCGCTGCCGTCCTGGCAGACAAGCTCGCGTCCGGCGAGGTATCCGCCGTAGAAGTCACGCAGGCCCACCTGGACCGGATCTCCGAGGTCGACGGCGCCGTCAACGCCTTCCTCCACGTGAACACCGACGAGGCCCTGCAGGTCGCGGCCGACGTCGACAAGGCCCGCGCCGCCGGCGAAACCCTGCACACCCTCGCCGGCGTGCCGATCGCCATCAAGGACCTCATCGTCACGAAGGGCCAGCCCACCACGGCCGGCTCCAAGATGCTTGAGGGCTGGATGAGCCCGTACGACGCGACGGTGATCTCCAAGATCCGCGCCGCGCGCATGCCGATGCTCGGCAAGACCAACCTGGACGAATTCGCCATGGGTTCCTCGACCGAGCACTCGGCATTCGGACCCACCCGCAATCCGTGGGACCTGGACCGGATTCCCGGCGGCTCCGGCGGCGGTTCGGCTGCTGCCGTGGCTGCCTTCGAAGCTCCGCTGGCCCTGGGCACCGACACCGGCGGTTCCATCCGCCAGCCCGCGGCCGTTACCGGTTCGGTTGGCGTGAAGCCCACCTACGGCGGCGTTTCCCGCTACGGAGCCATTGCCATGGCCTCCTCGCTGGACCAGATCGGCCCGGTCTCCCGGACCGTCCTGGATGCGGCACTGCTGCAGGAAGTCATCGGCGGCCACGACCCCCGCGACTCCACCTCGCTGACCGACCCCGTGGGCAACCTCGTGGAGGCCGCCCGCAACGGCAACGTGGCCGGCATGCGCATCGGCGTCATCAAGGAACTGCAGGGCGAAGGCTACGAAGCCGGCGTCCTGGCCCGCTTCAACGAGTCGCTTGAACTCCTCAAGGATGCCGGAGCGGAAATCGTTGAGGTCTCCTGCCCCAACTTCAAGTACGCCCTCGGCGCCTACTACCTGATCATGCCCTCCGAGGCTTCCTCGAACCTGGCCAAGTACGACGGCGTCCGCTACGGCCTGCGTGCCCTGCCCGCCGACGGTCCGATGACCATCGAACGCGTCATGGGCGCCACCCGCGCCGCCGGATTCGGTGAAGAGGTCAAGCGCCGCATCATCCTGGGCACCTACGCGCTGTCCGCCGGTTACTACGACGCCTACTACGGCTCGGCCCAGAAGGTGCGCACCCTGATCCAGCGCGACTTCAACGCCGCATTCGCCCAGGCGGACGTCCTGATCTCCCCGACCTCGCCCAACACGGCGTTCAAGCTCGGCGAAAAGCTCGACGATCCGCTGGCGATGTACCTGAACGACGTCGCAACCATTCCAGCCAACCTGGCCGGCGTCCCGGGCATCTCGATCCCCGGCGGCCTGGCCGATGGACTGCCCGTGGGTATCCAGTTCCTGGCTCCGGTCCGCGAAGACGCCCGGCTGTACCGCGCCGGCGCGGCCCTCGAAGGCCTGCTGGAACAGAAGTGGGGCGGCCCGCTGCTGGCCTCTGCACCCGTACTCGGAGGAGTGAAGTAA
- the gatB gene encoding Asp-tRNA(Asn)/Glu-tRNA(Gln) amidotransferase subunit GatB yields the protein MSVHIQDDTLSFEEAMEKYDPVLGFEVHVELNTNTKMFSDAPNIFGDEPNTNVTPVCLGMPGVLPVVNKTAVEYSILIGLALNCKIAPSCTFARKQYFYPDTPKNFQTSQYEDPIAYDGYLDIELEDGTVFRVEIERAHMEEDAGKLTHMGGATGRIQGADFSLVDYNRSGVPLVEIVTKPIEGAGSRAPELAKAYVAAVREIVKNLGVSDAKMERGNVRCDANVSLRPYGQEKFGTRSETKNVNSLRAVERAVRYEIQRHAAVLESGSKIVQETRHWHEDTRSTTSGRPKSDADDYRYFPEPDLVPVVTSKEWIEELRSRLPEPPAERRKRLQADWGYSDAEFRDVVNAGVMDSIEDTIAAGASAQVARKWWMGEVSRRAKEAEVDPTEVGVTPELIVELDRLIQAGKINDKLARQVLDGVLAGEGTPEEVIEARGLAVVSDDGPLLEAIDAALAAQPDVADKIRGGKVQAVGAIVGGVMKATRGQADAGRVRELILERLGVQN from the coding sequence ATGTCTGTGCACATCCAGGACGACACCCTGTCCTTCGAAGAGGCCATGGAGAAGTACGATCCGGTGCTCGGTTTCGAGGTCCATGTGGAACTCAACACCAACACCAAGATGTTCTCCGATGCGCCCAACATCTTCGGCGACGAGCCGAACACCAACGTCACCCCGGTCTGCCTGGGCATGCCCGGCGTGCTGCCGGTGGTCAACAAGACCGCCGTGGAGTACTCGATCCTGATCGGCCTCGCGCTGAACTGCAAGATCGCGCCGTCGTGCACCTTTGCCCGGAAGCAGTACTTCTACCCGGACACGCCCAAGAACTTCCAGACCTCGCAGTACGAAGATCCCATCGCGTACGACGGCTACCTGGACATCGAACTTGAAGACGGCACCGTGTTCCGCGTCGAGATCGAACGCGCCCACATGGAAGAGGACGCCGGCAAGCTGACCCACATGGGCGGCGCCACCGGACGCATCCAGGGCGCCGACTTCTCGCTGGTGGACTACAACCGGTCCGGCGTTCCGCTGGTCGAGATTGTCACCAAGCCGATCGAGGGCGCCGGCTCCCGCGCGCCCGAGCTGGCCAAGGCCTACGTGGCCGCGGTCCGCGAGATCGTGAAGAACCTCGGAGTCTCCGACGCCAAGATGGAACGCGGCAACGTGCGCTGCGACGCCAACGTGTCCCTGCGCCCATACGGCCAGGAAAAGTTCGGCACGCGCTCGGAAACCAAGAACGTTAACTCGCTGCGCGCCGTCGAACGCGCCGTCCGCTACGAAATCCAGCGCCACGCCGCCGTGCTCGAATCCGGCAGCAAGATTGTTCAGGAAACCCGGCACTGGCACGAGGACACGCGCTCGACGACGTCGGGCCGGCCCAAGTCCGACGCCGACGACTACCGCTACTTCCCGGAGCCCGACCTCGTTCCCGTGGTCACCTCCAAGGAATGGATCGAAGAGCTGCGCTCCCGCCTGCCCGAGCCGCCGGCCGAGCGCCGCAAGCGGCTGCAGGCCGACTGGGGCTACTCGGATGCCGAGTTCCGGGACGTCGTCAACGCCGGGGTCATGGACTCCATTGAAGACACCATCGCCGCCGGCGCCTCCGCACAGGTGGCCCGCAAGTGGTGGATGGGCGAAGTCTCCCGCCGCGCCAAGGAAGCCGAGGTCGATCCGACCGAGGTTGGCGTCACGCCCGAACTGATCGTTGAACTGGACCGCCTGATCCAGGCCGGCAAGATCAACGACAAGCTGGCCCGGCAGGTCCTCGACGGCGTCCTCGCCGGCGAAGGCACTCCGGAGGAAGTCATCGAGGCGCGCGGCCTGGCCGTAGTGTCCGACGACGGCCCGCTGCTCGAAGCCATCGACGCCGCCCTGGCGGCCCAGCCCGACGTCGCGGACAAGATCCGCGGCGGCAAGGTGCAGGCTGTCGGCGCCATCGTCGGCGGCGTCATGAAGGCGACCCGCGGACAGGCCGACGCCGGCCGCGTGCGCGAGCTGATCCTCGAACGCCTCGGCGTGCAGAACTGA